From the genome of Microscilla marina ATCC 23134:
GTTACCATAAAAGAATCCTTTGTCTTGTTGGGAAAGGTGTTGGGCGTTGGCTTCATCATAGAATAACCCCGATAGTATTTTCGACATGCGCCTGGGCACCATTAGGTTCCAATAGGCATAACGTGCTCCTGACAAGGCTTCTTGCCACAGGTTTTCGCTCACCGATTGGAAAAGTTCAGGGTTCATATATTCGAAAATATTAGATAAGTTAAACTTATTGAAGCCTTCAAATGCTTTGAAAGCATCCTCGGCAAGCCCGTTGTACACTGTCATTCGGTGGATGCGAGGCTTAATAAGTTCAAAGTTTTCTTTTCTGGCATAATGTGGCAATGCCGTGTTGAATTTACCAGTAAGAATAAACTGCAAAAAATAATTTTGTTGACAAGCTACCGAACTTAAGTGGTCGTTGGCAGTGCTGGCAATAAACGTAGAAACAGGAACCTCTACTTCTTTTAAAAACTGAGGGTCACGCCCCAATCTACCCATTACAAATCGGCTAAAGAATATCTTGAATAATAGCCGCCACCTGCGATTGTTCCACGAAGCATTGAAATATTCGGCTTGTTCGTTGGCGCTTTTTAACTCAAACAATCGCCTGATGCGTTTCTTGGTATGAATAAGCGGTAAAACCTTTTTATGAAATAGTTTGAAGTATTTTTCAAACTTCCCTTGATAAATAATGCCTTCTTCTATTTCTTGACGCCTGTTTGACCAAAAGCTCGCTATTTCGCTCGAAAGCTCACTTTTTACCGTCTGGAAAAGCTCCCAACGTTGCTCACATTCTTCAAACCCCAGAAATTGTAAAAACTCTTGGTGATTGAGCGTAGCAATTGCCGCTTTTTTTAGTTCAATCAAATTGAGCTGTACTGGGTTAATGTCTACTGCCACTACCAGTTCAGCGTCTTGGGCAAGCATAGAAAAACTATTGTCTCCTGCCGATCCTATAGACAATACCCGGTCGTCGTTACCTACCTGTAGGGCGTCTAACAAAATGTCTGCGTCTTCCCAACAATTGGCGTAACGTATGTAATCGTGCCTGACTTTTTTTAACTGTTCACTCATTGCTCTATAATTTTAATTTTGCCTGTACTTCCATCCATCAATACTTCATCGCCAGACTTTAGTGTGCGCAAAAGCCCGGTAACACTTACTATACAAGGAATCCCCATCTCGCGTGATACTATAGCCGAATGGCTTAGCAAACTTCCACGCTCTACTATAATAGCCGAAGCCGTAGGAAACAAAGTTACCCAGCCCGGATCGGTGCTCGAAGTCACCAAAATATCCCCGTTTAGTGAGTCGGTTTCGTTCGGATCCATCACTACCCTTACCTTTGCCTGCACAATGCCAGGGCAGCAACCAATGCCATTTAGATCTTGTTCGGCATCTTCTATTTTTTCCAGCGAATAAATGTATTCGTCTGTAAAGTTATGTCCATAAGTAAAAAAGCGTTCCTGAGGAGGTTTTTGAGTTTTATATGCAGCAAACTCTTTTTTGCGGGCAACAATGTGTTCTTTTAAGCTTTCGCTGAAAGGAGTTTTTTCCAAAGACTTAATCTCAGCAAGTTCTAGATAAAACACATCTCTTGGATCTTGTAAATGCCCGGCAGCGTGTAATTTTTTGCCCAACGCTGAGAACATTCGTCGCACCATGCCAAAGCCCTTGGTTCTTTCGTAGCGCAGGTTTTCGCGGTTGCTTACCAAGTCACGCGCTTTGTTGAGTACATATTTAAACCACCAACGCTTAACACCTTTACCCTTAAGTGCACCAAATATTTTCTTTTCGGCTGCTTCTCTCAGTTCTTCTTCAATGTTAGACTCGCTTCTTTTTTGGGTAATGCCCTGTGCCACATAAGACTTGATGACCTTGACAAATAAGGCAGGTTTTTGGGCATAAGATATAGTTTCGAGCTTAAGTTCACCCACACAGCGATTGCCAAATAGTTGGATGTATTCTTCCAGTTTTTGTTTGATAGCTGGAAAAGCCCCATTGCAGAACTCCGCCCATATCTCATCGGGCGTTTTGTTCATGAAAAGTGCTTTGGCTTCCTTATTTTGATTGACCAGCGCGGCTATAGCTATGCTTCGGTGAATGGGTTCTACCGAAATAATATCCTGGCTTCCGCACAACAAATCGTTGTGAATGTTGGGCTGGTCAGGGCAGTATTTAATGGCTTGTTTTTCAAGCATTCCAAACCAAATCATAGCAAAAAAATCATTGACCAGGGGTGCTTTCCAACGCATCAACAGCGATGATTCGAACTTATTATAGTGAGCAATGATTTGAGCTGGAGTCAATGCATCAAAGTCAATAGCATCATACGATGCCATAATAGACTTGAGTTGGCTCAAAAACTTTCTTCTTTCCCTGGGTAGCCCAAATTGTTTCTGAATCATCTTTATTCCCATCGTCAGCATTCGCCAACGTGCTCGCCCCTTGCTCATTCCAAAGTCATCTTCCAGTTCAAAGCGTTCCTTTACCCCCATCATCCGCTCCATGTTTTCAGCATTGATAGAGTAACCAGGCAGCATTGCCAACATCTTATACCAGTTGAGCAAATTATAATATACCCTGCCCCGTACCAGTCCCAACGTATTGGCAAACACCTCTTCGTGGCGGTTAATTTCCTTATCGGTCACTCCCATAATGCCTACAAACTGGCGGTATACCATTTCGTACATTTTTATAATAAATGAAAAGGTAAGGGGAGTAGTAATGCCCGGGTAAGACTCTATAATGTTGCTGTTGTCCCACAAAATATATTCACCTTCTGGTTTGCTTCCGGCGGCAGTAATAGGACGGGTTTGCAACAAGTATAATTGGTTATTTGCATAAGCAAATTCAATGTCTTGTGGGGTGCCCAAGTGTTCGTCCAAACGATCCAACAAAGCCGCTATTTCCTTCAGTTCGGTATCTTGCAAAGTAGCCAAATCACTTTTAGTGGCATCTAAGGGGACTTTTTCTATACCACTGCCTGCTGGTTTTCTTAACAAAGCGTGGGTTTTATGCGCCAATTGAGTATCAGTGCCTTTTGGCGAAAGCGTAAACGTATCAGCGTCCAGTTCGCCCGATACCAGCCCTTCGCCCAACCCATACACTGCTGAAATTACCTTACTTTCTTTATCGCCCGATACTGGGTTCATTCCAAAGGCAACTCCAGCAACTTCGGCAGCTACCATTTCTTGTACAATGGCACCAATACCTAACTGTAGTGGTAAGTTATTTTCCTCACGGTAAGTCATCACCCTATCAGATACTACCGATTGCCAAATGGCCTTGATTTTCTCAGCCAATTGGTCAAATGATACATGCAAAAAGGTTTCGAACTGCCCGGCAAAAGAAAATTGGCTACCATCCTCATCTATAGCTGATGAACGTACTGCATAAGTTTTATTGGCGTAGTTGTCGCCAAAGTAGGCTTGCAACGCCGTCAACACCTCTTGTGGTACCACGAGTTGTTCAAATTCAGCTTTGATACTGGCTTTGTCGGTTTGCCCAGACAATTGATCAAGCAAAACAACCTGAGGCACTACTGCCCAAGCTGGTACTTGTGCACCCATTTTTACCAAACGAAGTAAATTACTAGCTTTGCCTCCGATGCCTTCTGGGGCGGTTTTTTCTATACTTGGAATAAATATCATGACAATAATCCTTTCAACATTGGAATGCCGCCCAAGGCGAGGTACATCAATATAGTCCACAGTGCGGTGGTGTATTCTATGTATTTACTTTTTTTGGCAGTAGGCGTTTTTAAAAAAGACCAACCTGGCAGTGAGCATAACACAAAGCATACGCCCAAAATAAGGATTGCCCAACTGCTGTAATTGGCATAATAAGATGCCCCAATGGCTAACAACATGGTGGTAAACATGAGCCCTATCCATATCAAAGTGCCTCCACGGGTACCATATAGCCCAGTATAAGACACTACGTTGGGTTCTTCGCCTTCAGGTGTTCTTATCTTACGCCCAAACTCTAGTACCAAACCGTTGGTATACGATACGGCAAAAAACCAGGCAAGCCCCCAGTGTGGATGCCCCCCCCCCAACAACCAATCTAAACCACTGGCATAAATGTCAATTAATGGAATAATGACCATGTGTGAGGTAATGTATATGATTTGGCGTTTTTTGAGCCACTCAGGTACAAAAAACTCTACTCCCATCAAACACAAATACAGGAGCACAATCACATACAAATAGAGCATTTGTAATTGGAAAATAGCAATGACTGCTATTTGGGTAATCCCTACTACCAAACCTATTATTTTGAGTTCCTGAAGCGACATTAGGCCACGAGGTACAGGCAGGTAAGTACGGTATTTTATATCATCTTCATGGTCTTTGAATTCGTCGAATATTCTGACCAAAAAGAAAAGGGTCACAGTGGCAAAAACGCCAATAAAAAAGTCTGACCAATTGATAAAACCTTCTTTTCCCCGACAAATTCTTGAATAAGATACAGCCGAAAATGTGAAAGCCGAAATCATAATTCCGTGGGCAATAAAAGGAAATCTTTCTTTTTGATAAATTAAAAAACGTTTAGCAAACGGTAGATAGTTTTCTTCAGGGTTACTCATTATTTTCTTCCCAATTTTTGGTGAGCATTAGTAAAATGGTCGGCAGACATAGCCGAAGCAATTGATATTTCGCCAGCGAGTGCTACTGCACAACAGATTTCAGCAAACTTCTTGGCTTTGTTGGCGCCAGCACAGCCCAACATTTCAAGGCATTCTTTTTGGGTAGCAAGTGAGGTGCCTCCACCCACTGTACCCACAATAAGCGAGGGTAAAGTAACCGACACATATAAATCTCCATCAGTGTTAGTTTCCATTCGGGTAAGTCCAATAGATGATTCAGAAATACAGGCAACGTCTTGCCCACAAGCAATAAACAAAGCCGTAAGTCCATTGGCCACATGTCCTTGCGCACCAATGGCTCCACTTTGGATCACACCTAAAGTAGATGATTGCCAATATTGAGCGATTTTCTCGGGGGTGGTTTTTAGTACCTTATCTACTACAAAACGGGGGATTACAATCTCAGCAGTTACTTTTTTGCCTCTTACATTTACAAACGATAGCGTAGTCGCCTTTTTATCTCCTGAATAATTGCCCTCTATGTACCACTCAAGCGGGGTTATATCAAAGTTTGCCAAAATGTATTTGCATATTTTGTCGGTGCAAATCGTCACCATGTTTTGTCCAGCTGCATCTCCAGTAAGGTACTCAAAGGTAAGAATCACACTGTTGCCCTCTATATTGGCTTTGAGGTCGTTGAGCTTGGCAAAACGACTGGTACTTTCTACAATTTCTGTAAATTTATCCATGCGCTGGTATACCCACTTGATAAATAGTCCTACTGTTCCCAGGTTATCAAACTTAAAGAAAGGACTACGTTGCACACCTTCTATCAAACATACCGAAGTAATGCCTCCGCTCAAACGGCAAGCTTTCATTCCTCGGTTATAGGAGGCAATCAGGGCGCCCTCAGTGGTAGCAAGTGGTACAAAAAAGTCGCCTTGAGCTTCTGAGCCTTTTACCAACAAAGGACCTGCTAAACCCACTGGCACTTGTGCCATGCCTATAAAATTTTCAATGTTGCCTTTAAGCGATTCTGGACTTTCTAAACCAGAGTGGCTAGTTAACCGATCTACTGAAACTCCTTGCTCAGCAAGGAAGCTCAATCTTGCTTCTAAGCCTTCGGTAGTAGCTGAACCGTTAAAACTTTTTCGGTCTAACTTGTCAATTTCTTCTTGGGTCAACGGAGCAATTTGCTGTGTATACGCCTCAATACTTTTTACTTTTTCTATTTGTTCAAGTACCTTTTTTACGTGTTTATGGCTATAAGACATAAGTAGGATGTTAAGTTAAACCAACAAAGATAAAGCATACATTTATAAGAAAGTGTGTCTATAAGTGCTTACGTTTTAAACTTCCTTTTTTTGTACTATACTTTGTTGAAAAATTTTGATGACTACCGCATATGAGTAGGGGTTTATAGTCAATACGAGACAGGAGTAAAAAGTTTAACTGAGTCAAGTTGAAAAATTATGGTATTTGTTTAAGTTGGGATTGTATATTACCTTAAAAAAGATATTTTTGGTGGGAATTAAGAATTTAAAGGTATTTTATTGCATAATTTACTAATTAAATTGTAGTAAATGTGTTTTTATGCAAGATATTTAATAAGTGTGCTTGTGTCAGTTTATTGACCATTTGCCTAAAAAAACAACGAGTTGATTGGTACTATTTGTAGAAGTTTATAGAAGGATTTGTGAATTTGAAAGCGCTCTGGATGTAACTTTTTTAAAACATTTGAATAAAAAATATTCTGTATTTTTTAAGGTTTTGCTTTTTTGACAATCCAGAGTGAGTAATAGTACTTAAATTAGGTTTGGGTGTGTAGTTTTGAAGTGCCAATGTATTATCAAAAACTATATTTGGGTGGCAAATGAGACCAGCCAAGGATATACAATGGGTATAATATAACGCTTACTTTAAGCCTTCAAGGTCAGGAATTACGATTTCGTTGCGTGAGTAAATCAGGCGATTTTCTTTTTTGAGTTGGTTAAGAATAGAGGTAACTGTTTGGCGGGTAGATCCTGTCAGATGAGCAATGTCTTGATGGGTAAGGTAGTTACGTGTCGACCACAGCTTGCCTTGTGCTTCTCCATTGTCTTGAACAAATTTTTTAAGAAAGTGGATCACCCTGGTACGTACATCCTTAAAAATGAGATGATTGTAACGATTCTCAAGGGTTTTGAGCTTATTACCTACCTTTTTGGTAAATTTCAACGAAATAGAAGGGTTTTTAGTCAGTACTTTCTCAAAGTTTTCGAGGGTGAAAGTGCACATTACTGCTTCATCAGTAATTACTTTAGCATATTCTGATGTTTCCCCGTCTGGTGCTTCATCCAAAGCAATTTCGCCAAATATATCTCCTTTTTGAATAATATCTTTAGTCACTTCGTTGCCATCAGCGTCCTGACTGATGATTTTG
Proteins encoded in this window:
- a CDS encoding DUF3419 family protein: MSEQLKKVRHDYIRYANCWEDADILLDALQVGNDDRVLSIGSAGDNSFSMLAQDAELVVAVDINPVQLNLIELKKAAIATLNHQEFLQFLGFEECEQRWELFQTVKSELSSEIASFWSNRRQEIEEGIIYQGKFEKYFKLFHKKVLPLIHTKKRIRRLFELKSANEQAEYFNASWNNRRWRLLFKIFFSRFVMGRLGRDPQFLKEVEVPVSTFIASTANDHLSSVACQQNYFLQFILTGKFNTALPHYARKENFELIKPRIHRMTVYNGLAEDAFKAFEGFNKFNLSNIFEYMNPELFQSVSENLWQEALSGARYAYWNLMVPRRMSKILSGLFYDEANAQHLSQQDKGFFYGN
- a CDS encoding PEP/pyruvate-binding domain-containing protein; this encodes MIFIPSIEKTAPEGIGGKASNLLRLVKMGAQVPAWAVVPQVVLLDQLSGQTDKASIKAEFEQLVVPQEVLTALQAYFGDNYANKTYAVRSSAIDEDGSQFSFAGQFETFLHVSFDQLAEKIKAIWQSVVSDRVMTYREENNLPLQLGIGAIVQEMVAAEVAGVAFGMNPVSGDKESKVISAVYGLGEGLVSGELDADTFTLSPKGTDTQLAHKTHALLRKPAGSGIEKVPLDATKSDLATLQDTELKEIAALLDRLDEHLGTPQDIEFAYANNQLYLLQTRPITAAGSKPEGEYILWDNSNIIESYPGITTPLTFSFIIKMYEMVYRQFVGIMGVTDKEINRHEEVFANTLGLVRGRVYYNLLNWYKMLAMLPGYSINAENMERMMGVKERFELEDDFGMSKGRARWRMLTMGIKMIQKQFGLPRERRKFLSQLKSIMASYDAIDFDALTPAQIIAHYNKFESSLLMRWKAPLVNDFFAMIWFGMLEKQAIKYCPDQPNIHNDLLCGSQDIISVEPIHRSIAIAALVNQNKEAKALFMNKTPDEIWAEFCNGAFPAIKQKLEEYIQLFGNRCVGELKLETISYAQKPALFVKVIKSYVAQGITQKRSESNIEEELREAAEKKIFGALKGKGVKRWWFKYVLNKARDLVSNRENLRYERTKGFGMVRRMFSALGKKLHAAGHLQDPRDVFYLELAEIKSLEKTPFSESLKEHIVARKKEFAAYKTQKPPQERFFTYGHNFTDEYIYSLEKIEDAEQDLNGIGCCPGIVQAKVRVVMDPNETDSLNGDILVTSSTDPGWVTLFPTASAIIVERGSLLSHSAIVSREMGIPCIVSVTGLLRTLKSGDEVLMDGSTGKIKIIEQ
- a CDS encoding UbiA family prenyltransferase produces the protein MSNPEENYLPFAKRFLIYQKERFPFIAHGIMISAFTFSAVSYSRICRGKEGFINWSDFFIGVFATVTLFFLVRIFDEFKDHEDDIKYRTYLPVPRGLMSLQELKIIGLVVGITQIAVIAIFQLQMLYLYVIVLLYLCLMGVEFFVPEWLKKRQIIYITSHMVIIPLIDIYASGLDWLLGGGHPHWGLAWFFAVSYTNGLVLEFGRKIRTPEGEEPNVVSYTGLYGTRGGTLIWIGLMFTTMLLAIGASYYANYSSWAILILGVCFVLCSLPGWSFLKTPTAKKSKYIEYTTALWTILMYLALGGIPMLKGLLS
- a CDS encoding hydroxymethylglutaryl-CoA reductase; amino-acid sequence: MSYSHKHVKKVLEQIEKVKSIEAYTQQIAPLTQEEIDKLDRKSFNGSATTEGLEARLSFLAEQGVSVDRLTSHSGLESPESLKGNIENFIGMAQVPVGLAGPLLVKGSEAQGDFFVPLATTEGALIASYNRGMKACRLSGGITSVCLIEGVQRSPFFKFDNLGTVGLFIKWVYQRMDKFTEIVESTSRFAKLNDLKANIEGNSVILTFEYLTGDAAGQNMVTICTDKICKYILANFDITPLEWYIEGNYSGDKKATTLSFVNVRGKKVTAEIVIPRFVVDKVLKTTPEKIAQYWQSSTLGVIQSGAIGAQGHVANGLTALFIACGQDVACISESSIGLTRMETNTDGDLYVSVTLPSLIVGTVGGGTSLATQKECLEMLGCAGANKAKKFAEICCAVALAGEISIASAMSADHFTNAHQKLGRK
- a CDS encoding Crp/Fnr family transcriptional regulator; the encoded protein is MQQDVKYWYLRNHQIFSQITDDKYQELCVWVGFKKAIKNEDIFFTHEPVKRIYFLKKGMLKIISQDADGNEVTKDIIQKGDIFGEIALDEAPDGETSEYAKVITDEAVMCTFTLENFEKVLTKNPSISLKFTKKVGNKLKTLENRYNHLIFKDVRTRVIHFLKKFVQDNGEAQGKLWSTRNYLTHQDIAHLTGSTRQTVTSILNQLKKENRLIYSRNEIVIPDLEGLK